One Caldalkalibacillus thermarum DNA segment encodes these proteins:
- the holA gene encoding DNA polymerase III subunit delta — protein sequence MNITEVNTQIKQGHIAPVYVLYGSQRFLIDEIIRNLSEHILDEASVDFNYETFDLEEHPIQSVLEAAETLPFMGEKRLIVAYGAHFLSGAKEKYKVEHDLEALMRYVSHPVDYSVLVLVVPQEKLDERKKVVKLLKKEGAVVQAGSLPLDQLVPWLKQRAADLGVQITDEACALLHQFAGDHMQMLANEMAKMASYVGKQGVITEETVHQLIAKTVEQDVFNLVDHVVQLRVSQAFATLEELLRRNEEPIKILFLLARQFRLIYRAKDLAKQGYSERQMSQMMGVHPYVCKLAVRQGRRFSLKQLAEVLDQLAELDFKLKTGQLDKRLALELFILQLTKKAV from the coding sequence ATGAATATCACGGAGGTCAACACACAAATTAAACAGGGCCATATTGCACCTGTCTATGTTCTGTACGGATCGCAGCGGTTTCTGATCGATGAGATCATTCGCAACTTAAGCGAGCATATTCTGGACGAGGCCAGTGTGGATTTCAATTATGAGACGTTCGACTTGGAAGAACATCCAATCCAGAGTGTACTTGAAGCGGCGGAAACACTGCCTTTCATGGGTGAAAAACGGTTGATCGTCGCCTACGGAGCCCATTTTTTAAGCGGGGCAAAAGAAAAATACAAGGTTGAACATGATTTAGAGGCCTTGATGCGCTATGTAAGCCATCCCGTTGATTATTCTGTATTGGTGCTTGTGGTGCCCCAGGAAAAGCTGGATGAGCGCAAAAAGGTAGTCAAACTGCTGAAGAAAGAGGGGGCTGTTGTGCAAGCCGGTTCCCTGCCACTGGATCAGCTTGTTCCCTGGCTGAAGCAACGTGCAGCCGATCTGGGGGTACAGATCACAGATGAAGCTTGTGCATTGTTACATCAATTTGCCGGGGATCACATGCAGATGCTGGCCAACGAAATGGCTAAAATGGCCAGTTATGTGGGCAAACAAGGCGTCATAACGGAGGAAACGGTTCATCAACTGATTGCCAAAACAGTGGAACAGGATGTGTTCAACCTGGTGGACCATGTGGTGCAACTTAGGGTCAGCCAGGCTTTTGCCACCCTGGAGGAGTTGCTCAGGCGAAATGAAGAACCCATTAAAATATTGTTTCTGTTGGCCCGGCAATTCCGCCTTATCTATCGCGCCAAAGATTTGGCTAAGCAAGGGTATTCTGAGCGCCAGATGAGCCAGATGATGGGTGTCCATCCCTATGTCTGCAAATTGGCGGTAAGGCAAGGACGGCGGTTTTCGCTGAAGCAGCTGGCTGAGGTCCTTGATCAATTGGCTGAGCTGGACTTTAAGCTGAAAACAGGCCAGCTGGACAAACGCTTGGCCCTTGAATTGTTTATTTTGCAGTTAACAAAAAAAGCAGTCTAA
- the rpsT gene encoding 30S ribosomal protein S20 gives MANIKSAIKRAKQNEKRRAHNRAMKSALRTAIKKFEKLVEQNDIQGAKEALALATKKLDKAASKGLIHKNAASRQKSRLMKKFNALNKEASA, from the coding sequence GTGGCTAACATCAAATCGGCAATTAAACGTGCCAAACAAAACGAAAAAAGACGCGCCCACAACCGCGCGATGAAATCAGCATTACGTACAGCCATTAAAAAATTTGAAAAGCTTGTTGAGCAAAATGATATTCAAGGGGCTAAAGAAGCGCTGGCTCTGGCAACCAAGAAGCTAGACAAAGCTGCTTCCAAAGGCCTTATCCATAAAAACGCGGCTTCCCGCCAAAAGTCCCGCTTAATGAAAAAATTTAACGCCCTCAATAAGGAAGCGTCCGCCTAA
- the gpr gene encoding GPR endopeptidase yields MTDNQQKQHLDLSPYQIRTDLAVEAHQLALEKQAQAERAEKKDAIDGVRIDEFEEDDIKVIKVHIDTQEAAERVGKQKGRYLTIEAKRLRQKDSDFQDKVTTLMANQFYQFLHEIGIPSHASCLVVGLGNWNITPDALGPIVVEHMIVTRHLFKLQPDQVEEGFRPVSALTPGVMGLTGMETSDIIRGVVNETKPDFVVAVDALAARSIERLNTTIQISDTGIHPGSGVGNKRVGLNRETLGIPVIAVGVPTVVDATSIVSDAIDFLLAHLGKEMRDQEEGTNARRALVPGGMSFGFQKPEDFDPSTIPDEEGRRALLGLVGTLEDQEKRQLIYEVLKPLGHHLIVTPKEVDEFIDDMGNMLANAISAALHEKIDMSNVSAYTH; encoded by the coding sequence ATGACTGATAACCAACAGAAACAACATCTGGATCTTTCTCCTTACCAGATTCGGACCGATTTAGCTGTTGAAGCGCACCAACTGGCTTTGGAAAAGCAAGCTCAAGCAGAAAGGGCGGAGAAGAAGGATGCCATTGACGGGGTTCGTATTGACGAATTTGAAGAAGATGACATTAAAGTGATTAAAGTCCATATTGATACACAAGAGGCAGCCGAGCGAGTGGGCAAGCAAAAAGGACGGTATTTAACCATTGAAGCCAAGCGCTTAAGGCAGAAGGACAGTGACTTTCAAGATAAAGTCACGACGCTCATGGCCAATCAGTTTTATCAGTTTCTGCACGAGATCGGTATTCCTTCTCATGCCAGTTGTCTGGTGGTTGGTTTGGGGAACTGGAACATTACGCCCGATGCCTTGGGACCCATTGTTGTGGAACATATGATTGTGACCCGTCACCTGTTTAAGCTGCAGCCAGACCAAGTGGAAGAAGGCTTCAGGCCGGTCAGTGCCCTCACTCCCGGTGTGATGGGATTGACCGGGATGGAAACGAGTGACATTATACGGGGAGTTGTCAATGAAACCAAACCAGACTTTGTGGTTGCCGTTGACGCCTTGGCGGCCCGTTCCATTGAGCGTTTAAACACCACCATTCAAATTAGTGACACCGGGATTCATCCCGGATCAGGTGTGGGGAACAAGCGTGTCGGTTTGAACCGGGAGACTTTAGGCATCCCGGTCATTGCTGTTGGCGTACCTACCGTAGTGGATGCCACCTCTATTGTCAGTGATGCCATTGATTTCCTGTTGGCCCATCTAGGCAAAGAAATGCGGGATCAGGAAGAAGGCACCAATGCCAGACGAGCTTTGGTTCCTGGCGGCATGAGCTTTGGTTTTCAAAAGCCGGAAGACTTCGATCCGAGCACCATTCCTGATGAAGAAGGCCGGCGGGCCCTGTTGGGGCTGGTGGGCACCTTGGAAGATCAAGAAAAGCGCCAGTTGATTTACGAGGTTTTAAAACCCCTTGGCCATCACCTGATTGTGACCCCTAAAGAGGTGGACGAGTTTATCGATGATATGGGCAATATGCTGGCCAATGCGATCAGTGCCGCCTTACATGAAAAGATTGATATGAGCAATGTTTCAGCTTATACCCATTAA
- a CDS encoding stage II sporulation protein P → MSPRFFNKRRSYPRRIRPFRGQHWNASYMVRRMALYVMIGFFSLLTLASVFSYVQAQFNLTSETLKKWTNHMSVHTFIAALTVEIPQLQTYNKSAQVDLPKVSNIVVEMATSLNPEDPRTLIRREIPGFAFFDGELIVAGQGVTYADISYESSPPLDVVLAEREAITAALEEEERDEAPSQQPSLSTEGRKVVFIYHTHNRESWMPHVPSASTPDEAFHPEINITKVGLRLGEELERRGIGVQVDTTDIGQLLSEAGLPYNYSYAKSRHIVETAIQENEDITFMFDLHRDAVSRESTTFEMDGKTYARPFFVIGKRNPDYQKNVRFAEELNHLLEERYPGLSRGIMARNRGNAEYNQSISEHNVLIEIGGVENTLEESYRTAEILAEVIADLYWEKAGVPAQ, encoded by the coding sequence ATGTCTCCCCGTTTTTTTAACAAGAGGCGTTCTTATCCCCGCAGGATTCGCCCATTCCGGGGCCAGCACTGGAACGCGTCATACATGGTCAGGCGTATGGCCCTGTATGTGATGATTGGTTTCTTTTCGTTGTTAACCTTAGCTTCTGTTTTTTCCTACGTTCAGGCTCAGTTTAACTTGACCTCAGAAACATTAAAAAAGTGGACAAACCATATGTCAGTTCATACGTTTATCGCTGCCCTTACAGTGGAAATTCCTCAATTGCAAACCTACAATAAATCAGCCCAAGTAGATTTGCCCAAGGTTTCAAATATTGTGGTGGAAATGGCCACCTCGTTAAACCCTGAAGATCCGCGCACTTTGATCCGGCGTGAAATCCCGGGCTTTGCCTTTTTTGACGGGGAATTGATTGTCGCCGGCCAAGGTGTGACCTATGCCGATATTTCCTATGAGTCATCTCCTCCTTTGGATGTGGTGCTGGCCGAACGGGAAGCAATCACCGCAGCATTGGAAGAAGAGGAACGGGATGAAGCACCGTCACAACAGCCTTCCTTAAGTACGGAAGGACGGAAAGTGGTGTTTATCTACCACACCCATAACCGGGAATCATGGATGCCCCATGTTCCTTCCGCTTCTACTCCGGATGAGGCTTTTCATCCTGAAATCAACATTACTAAAGTTGGATTGAGATTAGGGGAGGAGTTGGAAAGAAGGGGCATAGGTGTCCAGGTGGACACGACCGATATTGGCCAGTTGTTAAGTGAGGCAGGCTTGCCATATAACTACTCTTACGCCAAGTCCCGTCACATTGTAGAAACGGCCATACAGGAAAATGAAGATATTACCTTTATGTTTGACCTGCATCGTGATGCTGTGTCACGGGAGAGCACCACATTTGAAATGGATGGCAAAACCTATGCCCGGCCGTTCTTTGTCATAGGTAAGCGCAACCCGGATTATCAAAAGAATGTGAGATTTGCCGAAGAGTTAAACCACCTGTTAGAAGAACGTTATCCAGGGCTGTCCAGGGGCATTATGGCCCGAAATAGAGGCAATGCAGAGTATAATCAATCCATTTCTGAGCACAATGTATTAATAGAAATTGGTGGTGTGGAAAATACATTGGAAGAATCATACCGGACCGCTGAAATACTGGCTGAAGTGATTGCCGATCTTTATTGGGAGAAAGCAGGCGTTCCTGCTCAATAG
- a CDS encoding DUF3679 domain-containing protein — translation MARFMVKVLLLICTLLFGILLGIQQAEHGILSILGTSSLEAASGPAAQQAEEAEEQTTETPENGEDKEPEVYIKRIDGEEVEVGVVGEHFSIQDLEEKQEKWEALHHHNRYSKLGTALGDAVYGLSQKGAEWFARQLAKVF, via the coding sequence ATGGCCCGGTTTATGGTGAAAGTGCTGCTTTTAATCTGCACGTTGCTGTTCGGGATCCTGTTGGGCATCCAGCAGGCAGAACACGGCATTTTGTCCATTTTGGGCACATCCTCACTAGAGGCTGCTTCCGGACCAGCAGCACAGCAGGCAGAAGAGGCGGAAGAGCAAACAACTGAAACGCCAGAGAATGGAGAAGATAAAGAGCCTGAAGTGTATATTAAGCGTATTGATGGTGAAGAGGTGGAAGTGGGCGTGGTTGGCGAACACTTCTCCATTCAGGATTTGGAAGAGAAGCAGGAGAAATGGGAAGCCCTGCACCATCATAACCGGTACAGCAAGCTGGGCACCGCCTTAGGTGATGCAGTGTACGGCCTGTCGCAGAAGGGGGCAGAGTGGTTTGCCCGGCAGCTGGCTAAAGTGTTTTAG
- the lepA gene encoding translation elongation factor 4 — protein MNHEQRKQRQQRIRNFSIIAHIDHGKSTLADRILEKTGALTERELKEQYLDQMDLERERGITIKLNAVRLNYTAKNGEEYIFHLIDTPGHVDFTYEVSRSLAACEGALLVVDAAQGIEAQTLANVYLALDNDLEILPVINKIDLPSAEPERVKQEIEEVIGLDASEAVLASAKEGIGIDEILEQIVEKVPPPSGDPEAPLKALIFDSLYDPYRGVITYIRVVDGVLRPGMKVKMMATGKVFEVTEVGTFCPHPTRVDELTVGDVGFMAASIKSVGDTRVGDTITDADNPATEPLPGYRKVNPMVFCGMYPVDSADYNALRDALEKLQLNDASLQWEPESSQALGFGFRCGFLGLLHMEIIQERIEREFKIPLITTAPNVIYKVYKTNGEEVRIDNPSLMPERQKIDRIEEPYVKATIMVPNDYVGAVMELCQRKRGIFKNMQYMDEKRVNIQYEMPLAEIVYDFFDQLKSSTKGYASFDYELCGYKPSDLVKMDILINGERVDALSVIVHRDQAYYRGKALAEKLKELIPRQMFEIPIQAAIGHKIIARETIRALRKNVLAKCYGGDVTRKRKLLEKQKEGKKRMKAVGNVEIPQEAFMAVLQMDQGNDKK, from the coding sequence ATGAACCACGAACAGCGCAAACAACGGCAGCAAAGAATTCGCAATTTCTCCATCATTGCTCATATCGACCACGGCAAATCTACACTGGCTGACCGCATATTGGAGAAAACGGGAGCGTTAACAGAACGAGAGCTTAAGGAGCAGTACCTGGACCAAATGGACTTGGAGCGCGAGAGGGGCATCACGATTAAGCTCAATGCGGTCCGCCTTAACTATACAGCCAAAAACGGTGAAGAATACATCTTTCATCTGATTGATACCCCGGGGCACGTGGACTTCACCTATGAAGTATCCCGCAGCCTTGCTGCTTGTGAAGGGGCGCTATTGGTCGTCGATGCGGCTCAGGGTATTGAGGCCCAAACCTTGGCCAATGTTTATCTGGCCTTGGATAATGATCTGGAGATTCTGCCAGTGATCAACAAAATTGATCTGCCCAGCGCTGAGCCGGAACGGGTCAAGCAGGAAATTGAAGAGGTTATTGGTTTGGATGCCAGTGAAGCTGTTCTGGCTTCCGCCAAGGAAGGCATCGGGATAGATGAGATCCTGGAACAAATTGTGGAGAAAGTGCCCCCGCCCTCTGGTGACCCTGAAGCACCGCTAAAAGCTCTTATTTTTGACTCATTATATGATCCTTACCGGGGGGTCATCACTTATATCCGGGTGGTAGACGGCGTGTTGCGCCCAGGTATGAAAGTAAAGATGATGGCGACGGGCAAAGTGTTTGAAGTGACCGAAGTGGGCACTTTTTGTCCCCACCCAACCCGGGTAGACGAATTAACGGTGGGCGACGTGGGCTTCATGGCTGCCTCGATTAAAAGTGTGGGCGACACGCGTGTGGGGGATACCATTACGGATGCTGACAACCCGGCCACGGAACCATTGCCCGGTTACCGCAAAGTGAATCCAATGGTCTTTTGCGGCATGTACCCGGTGGATTCCGCTGATTATAACGCTTTGCGTGATGCCTTGGAAAAATTGCAATTAAACGATGCCTCACTGCAGTGGGAACCAGAATCGTCTCAAGCACTGGGCTTCGGGTTCCGTTGCGGTTTTCTTGGATTGTTGCATATGGAAATTATTCAGGAGCGCATTGAACGAGAGTTTAAAATTCCCTTGATCACCACAGCGCCTAACGTCATTTACAAGGTCTACAAAACAAACGGGGAAGAAGTGCGGATTGACAACCCCAGTTTAATGCCTGAACGGCAAAAAATTGACCGCATTGAAGAGCCATACGTGAAAGCAACCATCATGGTGCCCAATGACTATGTGGGGGCTGTGATGGAGTTGTGCCAGAGAAAGCGCGGCATATTTAAGAATATGCAATATATGGATGAGAAGCGTGTCAACATCCAGTATGAAATGCCGCTGGCTGAAATTGTCTATGATTTCTTTGACCAATTGAAATCCAGCACCAAAGGGTATGCTTCCTTTGACTATGAATTGTGCGGCTATAAACCGTCTGATTTGGTGAAAATGGATATCCTGATTAACGGGGAGCGGGTGGATGCCTTATCCGTTATCGTGCACCGTGACCAGGCCTATTATCGGGGCAAGGCTCTGGCAGAGAAGCTGAAAGAGTTGATTCCCAGGCAAATGTTTGAGATCCCTATCCAGGCGGCGATCGGTCATAAAATCATTGCCCGTGAGACCATCCGTGCTCTGCGCAAAAACGTGTTGGCCAAATGTTACGGCGGTGACGTGACCCGCAAACGGAAGCTGTTAGAGAAACAAAAAGAAGGTAAAAAGCGGATGAAAGCCGTTGGCAATGTGGAAATCCCCCAGGAGGCCTTTATGGCTGTCTTGCAAATGGATCAAGGCAACGACAAGAAGTGA
- the hemW gene encoding radical SAM family heme chaperone HemW — MPHAVYIHIPFCHHICPYCDFNKYVLAGQPVWEYLEALKQEMAVTFERWPAREIRTIYVGGGTPTALNAEQMNFFLEAVARYVQPQASNVEFTVEANPGTVDEELLRVMKTGGVNRLSFGVQTFDAKLLKKLGRIHTSEDVHQSLVLAKQLGFNNLSVDLMFGLPGQSVKMFMADVEQALALNIPHISAYSLKIEEGTPFYRMYKHNKLHLPSEDEEAEMYELLIKRLTEAGYVHYEISNFAWHGYESRHNLTYWRNEEYYGFGAGAHGYVQGIRHVNAGPVRQYIDMVTTETLPRVEVHPVTKQEAMEEMMIMGLRTREGVARQTFLERFGIKLEQQFGTQLKELQDKGLITTDGERYWLTEKGLFLGNEVFASFI, encoded by the coding sequence ATGCCACACGCTGTATATATCCACATTCCCTTTTGCCACCATATTTGTCCCTATTGTGATTTCAACAAATATGTCCTGGCTGGCCAGCCGGTGTGGGAGTATTTGGAGGCGCTCAAACAGGAAATGGCGGTTACTTTTGAGCGCTGGCCGGCCCGGGAGATCCGCACCATTTACGTGGGGGGAGGAACGCCAACGGCTTTAAATGCTGAACAGATGAACTTTTTCCTGGAGGCTGTGGCCCGGTATGTACAGCCGCAGGCCTCAAATGTTGAATTTACCGTGGAAGCCAATCCGGGCACTGTGGATGAGGAACTTTTACGAGTGATGAAAACAGGGGGCGTCAACCGCCTTTCCTTCGGGGTCCAAACCTTTGACGCCAAGCTGCTCAAAAAGCTGGGCCGGATTCATACCAGTGAAGATGTGCATCAGTCCCTTGTTTTGGCCAAACAGCTCGGGTTTAATAATTTGTCTGTCGATTTGATGTTCGGTCTTCCCGGTCAAAGTGTGAAGATGTTTATGGCGGACGTGGAGCAAGCATTGGCTCTCAATATTCCGCACATTTCCGCCTATAGCTTGAAAATTGAAGAAGGCACCCCTTTTTACCGTATGTATAAACACAACAAGCTCCACTTGCCGTCTGAGGACGAAGAGGCTGAAATGTATGAACTGCTCATCAAGCGCCTGACAGAAGCAGGTTACGTCCACTATGAAATCAGCAATTTTGCCTGGCACGGTTACGAAAGCCGTCACAACTTAACCTACTGGCGCAATGAAGAATATTATGGATTTGGTGCCGGAGCCCATGGGTACGTACAGGGAATCCGTCATGTGAACGCCGGCCCTGTTCGGCAATATATTGACATGGTCACCACCGAAACCTTGCCCCGGGTGGAAGTCCACCCTGTGACGAAGCAAGAAGCGATGGAAGAGATGATGATCATGGGCTTGCGCACCCGTGAAGGGGTGGCCAGGCAAACCTTTCTGGAGCGCTTCGGGATTAAGCTTGAGCAGCAGTTTGGAACCCAACTGAAAGAACTACAAGACAAAGGGCTCATCACCACCGATGGAGAACGATATTGGTTAACGGAAAAAGGCCTTTTTTTAGGCAATGAAGTGTTTGCCTCCTTTATATGA
- the hrcA gene encoding heat-inducible transcriptional repressor HrcA — MLTERQKLILRLVVDDYVRSAEPVGSRTIAKREGINFSPATVRNEMADLEEMGYLTQPHTSAGRIPSHKGYRFYVDHLMEPEQLSVDVIQKIRRLYTERFMEFEQVIQQTASVLSKLTNYMAIVLGPEFFDAKLKHIQLVPISEGTVVAIIVTNTAHVEHRALSVPEEIPVSEMEKLVNLLNHKLRGVPLYQFRERLYSEIAQELKKHISQYQAVMKILEQALLSDREDRVFMTGTTNIFSQPEFRDVEKVRGLFELLEQHDRIQGILASTKTKTGVQVLIGQENLDEAFADCSIITASYSIGGRPVGSLNILGPMRMEYKKAVSILRYLTQDLSYYLDRLYEKGT, encoded by the coding sequence ATGTTAACAGAGCGTCAAAAATTAATTCTCCGTCTTGTAGTGGATGATTATGTCCGCTCGGCAGAACCGGTGGGTTCACGCACCATTGCCAAGCGTGAAGGGATTAACTTTTCGCCTGCTACGGTCCGAAATGAAATGGCCGACTTGGAGGAAATGGGTTATTTGACCCAGCCACATACGTCTGCAGGCCGTATTCCTTCCCATAAAGGGTACCGGTTCTACGTGGATCATCTCATGGAACCTGAACAGTTATCTGTGGATGTGATTCAGAAAATTCGCCGATTGTATACAGAAAGGTTCATGGAATTTGAACAAGTGATCCAACAAACAGCGTCTGTTTTGTCCAAGCTGACCAATTATATGGCTATTGTGTTGGGGCCTGAGTTTTTTGACGCCAAGTTAAAACATATTCAGCTTGTTCCCATTTCTGAAGGAACAGTCGTGGCTATTATTGTGACGAATACCGCCCATGTGGAGCACCGCGCCCTGTCTGTGCCAGAAGAGATCCCCGTGTCTGAAATGGAGAAACTGGTCAACCTGCTTAATCATAAACTGAGAGGGGTACCCCTTTACCAGTTTAGGGAACGTCTCTATTCTGAAATTGCCCAAGAGCTGAAAAAGCATATTTCCCAATACCAAGCCGTCATGAAGATACTGGAGCAAGCCTTGCTCAGCGACAGAGAAGACCGTGTCTTCATGACAGGCACCACAAACATCTTTTCCCAGCCTGAATTTCGGGATGTGGAAAAAGTAAGGGGGTTGTTTGAACTCCTCGAACAGCACGACCGCATTCAGGGTATCTTGGCTTCCACGAAGACGAAAACGGGCGTTCAAGTATTGATTGGGCAGGAAAACCTGGATGAGGCCTTTGCAGACTGCAGCATTATCACAGCTTCGTACTCCATAGGCGGCAGGCCGGTGGGCTCTCTCAATATTTTGGGACCAATGCGTATGGAGTATAAAAAAGCGGTCTCTATCTTGCGTTATTTAACCCAGGATTTGAGCTATTACCTCGACCGTTTGTATGAAAAGGGCACTTAA
- the grpE gene encoding nucleotide exchange factor GrpE: MTGEKNTTQSGQKDQTEVKETEVKDQSKPEEEVNGAQETTNNQPESNGSAQESGRSTEQTGSEDNGNENEQENAQSVEEKLAAQKQPSVEELQAQLEEALQKADEYYQRYLRAQADFDNFRKRTRKEKEELQKYAALPVIEQLLPVLDNFERALAAGQSTKDAESLMKGVEMVFKQVQQVLTKQGLEEIEAVGKPFDPHFHEAVMQVESEEHESGIVVEELQKGYMLKGKVIRPAMVKVSQ; the protein is encoded by the coding sequence GTGACCGGTGAGAAAAACACCACGCAAAGCGGGCAAAAGGATCAAACGGAAGTGAAAGAAACAGAAGTAAAAGACCAGTCCAAACCGGAAGAAGAGGTAAATGGTGCACAGGAAACAACCAATAACCAGCCTGAATCCAACGGGTCAGCGCAGGAAAGCGGACGGTCAACAGAACAGACCGGCTCAGAAGATAACGGAAACGAAAATGAACAAGAGAACGCTCAGAGCGTGGAGGAAAAGCTTGCCGCTCAAAAACAGCCTTCCGTTGAAGAGCTTCAAGCTCAACTAGAAGAGGCGCTTCAAAAAGCAGACGAATATTACCAACGCTATTTGCGTGCTCAAGCCGATTTCGATAACTTCCGCAAACGGACACGCAAAGAAAAAGAAGAGCTGCAAAAGTACGCTGCTTTGCCAGTGATTGAGCAGCTGCTTCCCGTGCTGGATAATTTCGAACGGGCTTTGGCTGCCGGCCAGTCCACGAAGGATGCAGAGTCCCTGATGAAAGGTGTAGAAATGGTTTTCAAACAGGTGCAGCAAGTGTTGACCAAACAGGGACTGGAAGAGATTGAGGCCGTAGGAAAACCCTTTGACCCCCACTTTCATGAAGCCGTCATGCAGGTGGAAAGTGAAGAACACGAATCAGGTATCGTTGTGGAAGAGTTGCAAAAGGGGTATATGTTAAAAGGCAAAGTGATCCGTCCTGCCATGGTGAAAGTGAGCCAATAG
- the dnaK gene encoding molecular chaperone DnaK: MSKVIGIDLGTTNSCVAVMEGGEPVVIPNAEGGRTTPSVVAFKNGERLVGEVAKRQAITNPEKTVISIKRHMGTDYKVKIDDKEYTPQEISAMILQKLKADAEAYLGEKVEKAVITVPAYFNDAQRQATKDAGRIAGLEVLRIVNEPTAAALAYGLDKAQDQTILVYDLGGGTFDVSILELGDGFFEVKATSGDNHLGGDDFDQVIIDYLIDKFKKDTGIDLSQDKMALQRLKDAAEKAKKDLSGVTSTTISLPFITADATGPKHLEETLTRAKFEELSEHLVERTLGPTRQALKDAGLEPSDIDKVVLVGGSTRIPAVQEAIKKLIGKEPHKGINPDEVVAMGAAVQAGVLTGDVKDVVLLDVTPLSLGIETMGGVFTKLIERNTTIPTSKSQIFTTAADNQTSVEIHVLQGEREMAADNKTLGRFQLTDIPPAPRGVPQIEVTFDIDANGIVNVSAKDLGTGKEQKITIKSSSGLSEEEIQRMIKEAEENAEADRKKREAAETRNAADSLLHTVEKTLKELGDKVDQAEVDKANAAKDKLKKALEGDDIEEIKKAKDELQEVVQQLSVKLYQQAQQQQAQGAAGTQQQGEDKTKRDNVVDAEYEDVNDQKKNN; this comes from the coding sequence ATGAGCAAAGTGATCGGTATAGATTTGGGAACAACCAACTCTTGTGTGGCTGTCATGGAAGGGGGCGAGCCCGTTGTTATCCCCAATGCAGAGGGCGGGCGAACCACCCCGTCTGTGGTGGCCTTTAAAAATGGAGAGCGTTTGGTCGGTGAAGTGGCCAAACGGCAGGCCATTACCAACCCGGAAAAAACCGTGATTTCCATCAAACGGCACATGGGCACTGACTACAAGGTCAAAATTGACGACAAAGAATACACGCCACAAGAGATTTCTGCCATGATTCTGCAAAAATTGAAAGCAGATGCTGAGGCTTATCTGGGCGAAAAAGTAGAAAAAGCAGTCATTACTGTTCCCGCCTACTTCAACGATGCCCAGCGCCAGGCCACGAAAGATGCTGGTCGTATCGCCGGTTTAGAGGTGCTGCGCATTGTCAATGAGCCGACGGCTGCTGCGCTTGCTTACGGCTTAGACAAAGCACAAGACCAGACCATCCTGGTTTACGACCTTGGCGGAGGAACGTTTGACGTTTCTATTTTGGAGCTGGGGGACGGTTTCTTTGAGGTTAAGGCGACCAGCGGGGATAACCACCTTGGTGGGGATGATTTTGACCAGGTGATTATTGATTACCTGATCGATAAATTTAAAAAGGATACGGGCATCGATCTCAGCCAGGATAAAATGGCCCTGCAGCGCTTGAAAGATGCTGCGGAAAAAGCCAAAAAGGATTTGTCCGGTGTCACCTCCACGACGATCTCCCTGCCCTTTATTACCGCAGATGCTACCGGACCGAAGCACCTGGAAGAAACTTTAACCAGAGCCAAGTTTGAAGAGCTTTCCGAGCATCTGGTGGAGCGCACGCTGGGACCCACCCGCCAAGCACTGAAAGATGCCGGCCTTGAGCCCAGCGATATTGACAAGGTGGTGCTGGTCGGAGGATCCACCCGCATCCCTGCCGTCCAAGAAGCGATTAAGAAACTGATTGGTAAAGAGCCCCATAAAGGGATTAACCCTGACGAAGTGGTAGCCATGGGTGCTGCCGTGCAAGCTGGTGTGTTAACTGGTGATGTCAAAGATGTTGTCCTGCTCGACGTAACCCCCTTGTCATTAGGGATTGAAACCATGGGCGGAGTTTTCACCAAGCTGATTGAACGCAATACTACCATTCCGACCAGCAAATCTCAGATTTTCACCACAGCGGCGGATAATCAAACATCTGTTGAGATCCATGTCCTGCAAGGCGAGCGGGAAATGGCCGCTGACAATAAAACTTTGGGTCGTTTCCAGCTGACCGACATCCCGCCAGCGCCTAGAGGGGTACCGCAAATTGAAGTGACTTTCGATATTGATGCCAACGGAATTGTGAATGTATCAGCCAAGGATCTGGGTACGGGTAAAGAACAAAAAATCACCATTAAATCCTCCAGCGGTTTGTCCGAGGAAGAAATTCAGCGCATGATCAAAGAGGCGGAAGAGAACGCGGAAGCAGACAGAAAGAAACGGGAAGCTGCTGAGACCCGCAATGCGGCAGATTCCCTCTTGCACACTGTGGAAAAAACCTTGAAAGAACTGGGCGACAAAGTGGATCAAGCCGAAGTGGATAAAGCCAACGCTGCGAAAGACAAGCTGAAAAAAGCCCTGGAAGGGGACGATATAGAGGAGATCAAAAAGGCGAAGGACGAGTTGCAGGAAGTGGTGCAGCAGCTCTCGGTCAAGTTATATCAGCAAGCCCAGCAACAGCAAGCACAAGGCGCAGCCGGCACCCAGCAGCAGGGTGAGGACAAGACCAAGCGGGATAATGTGGTCGATGCCGAGTACGAAGATGTCAATGACCAGAAGAAAAATAACTAG